Proteins encoded in a region of the Chryseobacterium piperi genome:
- a CDS encoding MMPL family transporter, protein MHRFFIFLYYLISKNKLLTILFTVGTALICLFFASKINFEEDINQIIPKSEKSDLTAKVLKQLNFSDKIIVIIENKSTEDNFQLSETADYFLEKITPLQKYIGSIQGKVNDDEISETFDFINRNLPLLLDENDYKEISQKLQKDSIAQQVENNYISLAAPTSLVTKEFIKKDPLGITFLGIKKLNALNISKYFKLEDNYIITKDGKNLLLFIDPKNKSNDTKNNEFFVDQLNEIKDNINKKFKGKTEVSYFGSPVIAVANAEQIKKDIQNTVMISMTVLLILLIYYFRNLFTPIIVFLPTVVSVLLALLILYFIKDKISAISLSVGAILIGITIDYALHILTHYKHNNNIEELYKEITQPIILSSATTAVSFLCLIFVRSEALKDLGLFASITVILSSISALIIVPQLYHPKVKDEKINTNFIDKIGSYQYEKNKPLIIVCSLVIIACLFGFRHVGFNEDIGDLNYIPKDLKISEAKLQKLSDITSKSIYTISYGDSEDEALTRNSELSKFLEKEKKQGKILSYNSLGNVVLSEKDQQKKIKSWNEFWDTNKKNNTISELIANGNKFGFNDSAFNQFNELLNKNYSTLDLKDYEKVKALQVSEFLSQEKGFYTISNIVKVDENKRDAFIKDVEKEHDALAIDRQQMNETFLGLLKKDFNTLINYSLLAIILTIIVFFRNFELTILTMFPIVLTGVVTAGILYFLGLELNIFSTVVCTLVFGVGDDFSIFLTKAMQKEHTTGKNELPTYRTSIILAVFTTILSIGSLIFAKHPALHSLALVALIGMFSVIIITSTLYPFWFRLLITNRAKKGLSPITLRLFLHSVLSFVYYGLGGILFSLFGSIFVRKAKGNTLRYIKIFIAKFLTSVLYTNSFVKKTIIKNPKENFSQPAIIISNHTSFLDTLAIAMTHYKIIYLVNDWVYNSPIFGRIVKAMGFYPVSQGIENGIDQLKEKVKQGYSLVVFPEAERSYTNDIKRFHKGAFYLSEQLNMDIVPVYIHGNSQVLPKGDFIIYDGSITIKIGDRIHKEDHTFGNTYSERTKKINAFFREQFSKLRSELEDENYFKKKLFLSFLYKEAEIVERVKEDFKKNKSVYFELNKHIPKNATILHIADDYGQTDILLTLQEADRKIFSLISDLEKQQVAKHNYLVKRRKLNYINDISEINKDVGILLVSNENYDINSIDKLPEIIIFMNTKNISLQNSDYNSYFISESIKIYKR, encoded by the coding sequence ATGCATCGTTTTTTTATATTTCTATATTATTTAATTTCTAAAAACAAACTCCTCACTATATTATTTACAGTAGGAACAGCCCTCATATGTCTATTTTTTGCATCAAAAATCAATTTTGAGGAAGACATTAATCAGATTATTCCTAAAAGTGAAAAGTCCGATCTCACAGCAAAAGTCCTCAAGCAACTCAACTTTTCTGATAAAATTATTGTTATCATAGAAAATAAATCTACTGAAGATAATTTCCAATTATCTGAAACAGCTGATTATTTTTTAGAAAAAATTACCCCATTACAAAAATACATTGGTTCCATTCAGGGAAAAGTCAACGATGATGAAATCTCAGAAACATTTGATTTTATCAATAGGAACCTACCTTTATTACTGGACGAAAATGATTATAAGGAAATCAGCCAAAAGCTACAGAAAGATAGCATTGCCCAACAGGTAGAAAATAATTATATATCATTGGCAGCGCCCACGAGTCTTGTTACTAAAGAGTTTATAAAAAAAGATCCACTTGGAATTACTTTTTTAGGCATTAAAAAACTTAACGCACTCAATATTAGTAAATATTTTAAGCTGGAAGACAATTATATCATTACTAAAGACGGGAAGAACCTATTGCTTTTTATTGATCCTAAAAATAAAAGTAACGATACCAAAAACAATGAGTTTTTTGTCGATCAGCTCAATGAAATAAAAGATAACATCAATAAAAAGTTTAAAGGAAAAACAGAAGTAAGCTACTTCGGATCACCAGTGATAGCTGTTGCCAATGCTGAACAGATTAAAAAAGACATTCAGAACACAGTGATGATCTCCATGACTGTGCTTTTGATATTACTTATTTATTATTTCAGAAACTTATTTACTCCTATTATTGTTTTTCTTCCTACCGTAGTCTCCGTTTTGTTAGCCTTGCTGATATTGTATTTTATTAAAGATAAGATTTCAGCAATATCATTAAGCGTAGGCGCCATTTTAATTGGGATTACCATAGATTATGCCCTTCATATTCTTACTCATTATAAACACAACAACAATATTGAGGAACTTTATAAGGAAATCACACAGCCTATTATTCTAAGTAGTGCCACTACGGCTGTTTCTTTTTTGTGTCTTATTTTCGTGAGATCAGAAGCCCTAAAAGATTTAGGACTATTTGCATCCATAACAGTAATACTGTCTTCCATTTCAGCTTTAATCATTGTCCCTCAGCTCTATCATCCAAAGGTAAAAGATGAAAAAATTAATACAAACTTTATTGACAAGATAGGTTCTTATCAGTACGAAAAAAACAAGCCACTCATCATTGTCTGCTCATTAGTTATAATTGCTTGCTTATTCGGATTCAGACACGTTGGCTTCAATGAAGATATTGGTGATTTAAACTATATTCCCAAAGACTTAAAAATCAGTGAAGCAAAGCTTCAAAAGCTTTCCGATATCACTTCTAAATCAATATATACTATTTCTTATGGAGATTCAGAAGATGAAGCATTAACCCGGAATTCAGAACTGAGCAAATTTTTAGAAAAAGAAAAGAAGCAAGGGAAAATTTTAAGCTATAATTCTTTAGGAAACGTGGTATTATCTGAAAAAGACCAGCAGAAAAAGATTAAAAGCTGGAATGAGTTCTGGGACACCAATAAAAAAAACAATACTATATCAGAACTTATTGCCAATGGTAATAAATTCGGATTTAACGACAGCGCTTTCAATCAATTCAATGAACTTTTAAATAAAAATTACTCAACATTAGATCTGAAAGATTATGAAAAAGTAAAAGCCTTGCAGGTTTCCGAATTTTTAAGTCAAGAAAAAGGATTCTATACCATTTCAAATATCGTTAAGGTTGACGAGAATAAAAGAGATGCATTCATTAAAGATGTAGAAAAAGAGCATGATGCTTTAGCAATCGATCGCCAGCAGATGAATGAAACTTTTTTAGGACTGCTTAAAAAAGATTTCAACACCCTGATCAATTATTCGTTACTGGCTATCATTCTTACCATTATCGTTTTTTTCAGAAATTTTGAATTGACGATTCTCACGATGTTTCCAATAGTTTTAACAGGGGTAGTAACTGCTGGAATTTTATATTTTTTAGGACTAGAACTCAATATTTTCAGTACTGTAGTCTGCACTCTAGTTTTCGGAGTTGGAGACGATTTCAGCATATTCCTTACGAAAGCCATGCAAAAGGAGCATACTACCGGAAAAAATGAACTTCCTACGTATAGGACTTCAATCATTCTGGCCGTTTTTACAACCATTCTCTCTATCGGTTCATTAATCTTTGCAAAACATCCTGCTTTGCATTCTTTAGCACTGGTTGCCTTAATAGGAATGTTTTCAGTAATTATTATTACCTCAACATTATATCCTTTTTGGTTCAGACTCTTAATTACCAACAGAGCCAAAAAAGGCCTTTCACCTATTACATTAAGACTATTCTTACATTCAGTTTTATCTTTTGTGTACTATGGACTTGGAGGAATTCTATTCTCTCTTTTCGGGAGCATTTTTGTTAGAAAGGCAAAAGGAAACACTTTACGATATATCAAAATATTCATTGCAAAATTCCTAACGTCTGTTTTATACACGAATTCTTTTGTAAAAAAGACCATTATTAAGAATCCCAAAGAAAATTTTAGCCAACCCGCTATTATCATTTCCAATCACACTTCTTTTCTGGATACCCTTGCCATTGCAATGACTCATTACAAAATTATATACCTGGTGAATGATTGGGTATACAACTCACCTATTTTTGGTCGTATTGTAAAAGCAATGGGTTTCTATCCCGTATCCCAGGGGATAGAAAATGGAATCGATCAACTAAAAGAAAAAGTGAAGCAGGGCTATTCTTTAGTAGTCTTCCCGGAAGCGGAACGCTCATATACCAATGATATAAAAAGATTTCACAAAGGTGCTTTTTATCTTTCCGAACAACTCAATATGGATATTGTTCCGGTTTATATCCATGGAAACTCTCAAGTTCTGCCTAAAGGTGATTTCATCATTTATGACGGAAGCATTACTATAAAAATAGGAGATCGGATCCATAAGGAAGATCATACATTTGGAAACACCTATTCTGAGAGAACAAAAAAAATCAATGCTTTCTTCAGAGAACAATTTTCAAAGCTAAGAAGCGAGTTGGAAGATGAAAATTATTTTAAAAAGAAATTATTTCTAAGCTTCCTTTATAAAGAGGCAGAAATCGTAGAACGTGTAAAAGAAGATTTTAAGAAAAACAAATCTGTTTATTTTGAACTGAATAAACACATTCCTAAAAATGCTACTATTCTTCATATTGCTGATGATTATGGCCAGACAGATATTTTGCTAACCCTTCAGGAAGCAGATAGAAAAATTTTCAGTTTAATAAGTGACCTGGAGAAACAGCAAGTGGCAAAGCATAATTATTTGGTAAAAAGAAGAAAATTAAACTACATTAATGATATTTCAGAGATCAATAAGGATGTTGGTATACTTTTAGTTTCCAATGAAAACTATGATATAAACAGCATTGACAAACTTCCTGAAATCATTATTTTCATGAACACTAAAAACATATCGCTCCAAAATAGCGATTACAATTCATATTTTATTTCAGAATCAATAAAAATATACAAGAGATAA